The genome window TGCTGGCGGCGGGTTAGGGTTCCCTTTGGCGCCGGCTCATGAGGCCTAGGCTGGTCTCAGCTTCTCACTCGAGGTCCTGACATGGCTGGAGCTTTGACCATTCTCCTTGCTGAAGACAACCTGGTTATTCAGCGAATGATGTCCGTCACGCTGGCCAGGCAGGGCTATACCGTTGAGACCGCGAATAACGGACACGAGGCGGTGGCTGCGGTGCAGTTTGGATCATTCGACCTCATCCTGATGGATCTCCGGATGCCGGTCATGGATGGATTCGAGGCGACGCAAGAGATTCGCCGCCTGGGCATCACCCAACCTCCGATACTGGCGCTGAGCGGCGACGATGATGCGGCAACGGTCCAGTCCTGCCTCGACGCCGGCATGAACGGCCACGTGACGAAACCAATCGTCATGAGAGACCTGGTAGCAGCCATCGACCGCGCCACCGGCCCCGCCTAACTCGGTCCCCCCGGAGGGGAGAAGGTCCCTGCGCCGGAGCGCAGCGAAGGCGTAGGTAGGGGGGCTCTCGGTCCCCCCTTTGGGGGGAAAGTACCGCTCGCCGACAGGCGAGGGGTAGGGGGCTCCACCTCGAGTCGAGGGTCGCGGGTTGGTCCCCTGCAGGGGGGAAGGTCCCTGCGCCGGAGCGTAGCGGAGGTGGAGGTAGGGGGGCTCTCGGTCCCCCCTTTGGGGGGAAAGTACCGCTCGCCGACAGGCGAGGGGTAGGGGGCTCCACCTCGNNNNNNNNNNNNNNNNNNNNNNNNNNNNNNNNNNNNNNNNNNNNNNNNNNNNNNNNNNNNNNNNNNNNNNNNNNNNNNNNNNNNNNNNNNNNNNNNNAGTCGAGGGTCGCGGGTTGGTCCCCTGCAGGGGGGAAGGTCCCTGCGCCGGAGCGTAGCGGAGGTGGAGGTAGGGGGGTTCCTCAACAAGGGTCTTCCAAGCGCACGTGTTCTCGCTCATGATCAGCACATGCATCGGGAGCAAGCCACCCGACTCGCCAAGGAACGAGCGCGAGAACTGCGGGATGACCTCACGGTGTCTGAGAAGACGCTGTGGGCAGCGCTCCGCAGGCGGCAACTCGGGCATCGATTCCGCCGCCAGGAACCGATCGGACCGTTCATCGTGGATTTCGTGTGTCTGCTGCGGCGTCTCGTTGTGGAGGTGGATGGCCCGCACCATGACTGGGACGAACGCGATGGGCCCCGTGACGAGTATTTGCGCGTACGAGGATTCCGGGTGCTCCGATTCACGAACCGAGAAGTAACCACGGAACTCGACGACGTGCTCGGCGCGATTCGCAACTACCTCGAAGACCTCGACCTGACCGAGTAGCAGTGTCGGTCCCCCCGGAGGGGGGAAGGTCCCTGCGCCGGCGCGGAGCGGAGGCGTAGGTAGGGGGGCTCTGGGGGAAGACCGGTTTCGGGTAGCCCCCCTCCCCCCGGATCCTGCGGATCCGGCGTACTCCCCCCTATGGGGGAGCGAATGCACGGGTCGGTCCCTTCGGTGGGGAGTAGGAAGCGGAGGTAGGGGGGCTGGTCGGTCCCCCCTTTGGGGGGAAAGTACCGCTCGCCGACAGGCGAGGGGTAGGGGGGCTCTTGGCGCGGAGCTATTGACCTTCCTTATGTTCCGCGGCACGGCGCCGACTGGTTCACACGAACCGACTCGATGAGGTCCAAATGGAAGCCGATCCGAATGATGCGTCCGTTGACGGCAACGGCGCGGGAGCGCGTCCGGTGGACACCCTTCAGTACGCAACGTTCGAGGCAATGGGGGCGGCGCTCGAGGTTGACGACCTCGAATTGATGGCGTCACTCGTTCAGATGTTCCTCGTGGATCTGGCCGACGGAAGGCGAGTCATCGTCTCGGCAACCCGCATCAACGATGCCGACGCAGTGCAAGCGGCCGCCCACAAGCTGAAGTCGTCGGCCCGGATGCTCGGCGCGCCCGCACTCGGCGACCTGGCAGAAGAGATCGAAGCGATTGCCAGGAATGGGTTCACGCCGGACGTGGATCTCCTGGCGCGGTTCGGAGCCGAATGTGGCCGGGCTACGGAGGGCATGACCCTGATGAAGCCCTTCGAGGTGGCGAGCTAACCGTCCTGGCCGGACCGCACTGCAGCTCCTTCGCCTAGTCTGGCGGTGATGACTAGTGACACCTCTTCCAGCCGCCATTCTCGCACCGGCCCGCGCACCGGGTCGCAGAGTTCCCGCCTTCTGACCGCCCGCCCGGTGGATTCGTCGATAATGCCCTCTATGGGACTCGAGCTGTCCGACGTAGATCTCTATTTGTTCAACGAGGGCTCACATACGCGCTTGTTCGACAAACTCGGATGTCACCTCACCCCGGACGGAGCTATGTTCCGCGTCTGGGCACCGAACGCCGAGTACGTGTCTGTGGTCGGTGACTTCAACGGATGGGATCCGGCGGCGAGTCCAATGGTGGCGCGCGCCTCGTCCGGGATCTGGGAGGCCATGGTTCCTGGTGTCGAATCCGGCGCTTCCTACAAGTTCCACCTCGGGGTCGGCAAGGGAGCAACTCTCGAGAAGGCCGACCCGTTCGCCTTCTGGGCGGAGGAGCCACCGAAGTCGGCCTCGCGCGCGACCTTGCTGGAGTACGAGTGGGGCGACGCAGCGTGGATGGAGCAGCGGACCGCCGCCCACGATCGACCGATGTCCATCTACGAAGTGCACCTGGGCTCGTGGATGCGGCACGATGACGGGCAGCCGCTGACGTACAGAGAACTCGCCCCCCAGTTGGTTGATCACATCACCAGCCTCAATTTCACGCACGTCGAGTTCTTGCCGGTGATGGAACACCCGTATGCGGGTTCGTGGGGATACCAGACACTCGGGTTCTTCTCGCCGACGGCGCGGTTCGGCAATCCCGTTGACTTCATGTATCTGGTCGACCAGCTGCACCAGGCCGGCATCGGGGTCATCCTCGATTGGGTGCCTTCCCATTTCGCAGTGGACGGTCACGGCCTGGCCGGGTTCGACGGGACACATCTCTACGAGCACGCGGATCCGCGCCAGGGGTTTCACCCCGACTGGGGAACGTTCATCTTCAACTACAGCCGGGATGAGGTGCGGAGTTTCCTGCTCTCGAGCGCGTTTTTCTGGCTCGACCTCTTCCACGCCGACGGGCTGCGGGTCGACGCCGTTGCTTCGATGCTGTACCTGGACTATTCCCGCGAGGACGGCGAGTGGCTCCCCAACGAATACGGCGGCAACGAGAACATCGACGCGATCTGGTTCCTGCGCAGGCTCAATGAGGAGGTCTACGGGAACTTCCCGGGCGTGCAGATGATCGCTGAGGAGTCGACGGCCTGGCCGATGGTGTCCGGCCCCACATATATCGGTGGTCTCGGATTCGGTTTCAAATGGGATATGGGATGGATGCACGACACGCTGTCGTATCTCTCCAACGAACCGGTCCATCGCTCGCATCATCACAACGAGATCACGTTCCGGTCGATCTACGCCTTCACAGAGAACTACGTGTTGCCGCTCAGTCACGACGAAGTCGTGCACGAGAAGGGTTCTTTGCTCTCCAAGATGCCGGGTGACACCTGGCAACAGTTCGCCAACTTGCGACTGTTGTTTTCCTATCAGTTCGCCATTCCCGGCAAGAAACTGGTGTTCATGGGTGCCGAGATCGCCCAGCGGTCCGAATGGGACCACGACGGGAGCCTCCCGTGGCATCTGCTCGAGCACGAATCGCACCGTGGCGTCATGCAGTTGGTGTCCGACCTCGGTGCTCTCCACCGGGACGTGCCTGCGCTCTACGAACTGGACACCGACGAACGCGGCTACGCCTGGCTCGAAGGTGGCGACTGGGAACGCAGCATCCTGGCGTTCGCCCGTAAGGACATCGACGGGCATCCGGTCGTGTGCATCTTCAACTTCACACCCGTCCCGCGGACCGGCTATCGGGTCGGTGTCCCGGTCGGTGGGGAATGGGTGGAGATACTCAACTCCGACGACAGCCGGTATTGGGGGAGTGGACACCATCTCAACCAACCGGTCCCGGCCGAGGACATCGACTGGCATGGCTGTGACCGATCGATCCTGGTCAACTTGCCACCCCTGGCGGCCATCTTCTTGAAGCCGTCCGGCTAGATCTACTCCTCCGAGCGCCGATAAGGCCTCCTCCGCAGTGTCACCCACTTTCAGCGACATGTTCCGGGCGGCTGTGTTATTTTCCCTCCTACGTTCCTCCAGATGAGGAGCCATGGCTGCGGTACGGGGAGGCACCGTTGACTTCGCGCATGATGAACGACGGTCTTCAGTGCATCCCTTTTGCCGCGCCGGATTTCGAACGAGCGCACGATATGGGAGGCAGTTGTGCAGACAACGAGACGTGACTTTCTGAAGATGGGTGCAGCCGCCGGGGCGGGCCTGTACATATCGACGAAGTCCGGGTGGATGAGGGTTGCGGGAGCGACCCCGGCAGCCCCCGGATTGAGCGACCCGGCTTTCCAGCCAAAGTTTGTGAACCCGGTCCCGGATGCGATGGCGCCGAGCTTCAAGTATGCGCCGAAGAAGGGTCGAATCAAGGTAGCGGTTGGGCCCACGACCCAGTACACGGGGCTCGTCGATGATCTTGGCAACCCACTGCCGACACCCTTGTTCGGGTACGGAACGCCGGAGGGCGGGTACACCTGGCCGGGCCGGACCTTCGAGCTCCAGAGCGGTGAGCCGGTTGAGGTCAAGTGGGAGAACAAGCTCCAGAACCCGGATGGCTCGTTCATCGAGCACCTGTTGCCGGTGGACACCTCGCTGCACTGGGCCTACTCCTTGCACGGCTATGAGGAATACGACATCGACAACTCGGGGATTCCGATTGTCTCGCACCTGCATGGCGGGCACACCGATTTCCAGTTCGACGGCAACCCTGAGTTCTTCTTCAGTCCGGGATACGGAGTGAGGGGACCGCAGTGGCGCGACAAAACCTACACGTACAAGAACGATCAGCCTGCCGGGACTCTCTGGTATCACGACCATGCACTGGGCATCACCCGTCTGAATGTCTATGCGGGCCTAGCCGGGTTCTACATCCTGCGTGATGAGTTCGACACCGGGCTGCCGGACAACCCGCTCGGTTTACCCGCGTGGCCGTACGAGAAGGCTTACGCCATCCAGGATCGTATGTTCAACGCCGACGGGTCCCTCTTCTATCCGGCGTTCCCGGGTGACCCGTTCTACGACGACTTCATCACCGGCGAGGGAGCGATTCTTCCGCCCGATCTGTTCCCCGGTGGCGGACCCACCGCCCTGGCCGAGTTCTTCGGCGACCATATGGTGGTCAACGGTGTTATCTGGCCGAAGGAAGATGTCGAGCCGCGCCACTACCGGATGCGGCTGTTGAACGGAACCGACAGCCGGTTCATGGTGTTCCAGTTCCGAGCGGTGGCACCGGGCGCCACCGATCTATCGAGCGCCAGTGCGCCGATCCCCTTCTGGGTCATTGGCAGCGATCAGGGGTTGGCCTCTTCGGCGACTCAGGTAGATACGCTGGTCAGCGAGCCCGGCAGTCGCTACGACGTCGTCTTCGACTTCTCAGGACTCGATGTGGGAAGCCGCATAGTCCTCACGAACATCGGTGGTGATGCACCGTTCGGAGGTGATTATGGAGAAGACCTCGATCTCGGGGACTTCTTCCCCGATCGGCAGACCGACCGGATCATGGCCTTCGATGTCAACCAGCCGTTGGACCCGAACGTGCCGGACAACTTCGAGCCGACGTTGGTCGGCGGTTATAGCGGGGTGACCGCGCCGTCCGTGCGAACACGCAAGGTTGCACTCTTTGAAGGTATGGACGAGTTCGGGCGGCTGCAGCCGCTGCTTGGCACGGCAGAACCCGCTACTGATCATCTGGGGAATCCGATCAACTGGCCGGACACTCCGCCCTATGTGAATGCGGGCTTGGTCGGACAGATGGAGGGCGCCATTGCCTGGCACAGCCAGACGACGGAGAACCCGGCTCTCGGTTCCACCGAGATCTGGGAGATCTACAACGCCACCGGCGATGCACATCCGGTGCATCTGCATCTTGTGCATTTCGAGGTGCTCGATCGCCGAGAGTTCACAGCCGATGTGGTCGTGCAGCCCATCGTTCAACACAACGGACTGCTCGGCAACGGGTTCCGGTTGGAGAACATCGAGGTCGGCGCTCTTGTGGATCCAGGAGAGGAGTACGTCGAAAACGCACCGAAGGATATGGTCACGGCACTGCCGGACCAGGTCACGCGGATCAAGGCAACGTTCGACAAGCCCGGTCGCTACGTCTGGCACTGCCACATCTTGTCCCACGAGGACCACGAGATGATGCGAGTGCTCCACGTGGGCCCAGGCGCCTAGCAACCACTCCGACCGTTGACAGGGGGCCGCCCATCTGGGCGGCCCCCCAACGTCAACCCCGCTCTTGCGTCAGTTCGGTGCGCCATGCGCACTTCTTTGGCGCAAGTTCGCGTTTGCCGGGCGGCGGTTGGGCGTCCATCCTTGGAGGATGGCGCCGCCACTCAATGAGATCCTGCTGACCCGCATCGCGGAGCACGGCCCGATCCCGTTTGAGGAGTTCCAGTCGGCCTCTCTGTACGACCCCGAACATGGGTTCTTCTCGACGGGGGAGTTGCGCTCCACGAAGGCAGGCGACTTCCTGACCAGCCCTGAAGTCAGCCCGCTGTTCGGCGAGACGCTGGCAGCTTTCGTCGAGAAAGAGTGGCATCGAGTCCTCTCAACTGCGGCCGATGGCGATTCGGTCCCCCCAGCGAGCGAAGCGAGCGTCCGGGGGGAAGGTGCCGCCGCCGGAGGCGGGGGTAGGGGGGCGCTCTTCCACCTCGTCGAGGTGGGAGCCGGATCAGGGTCCCTCCTCAAACCACTTCTCGACACACTCACGGCTCCGATCGACGTCTGGACAGTCGAAGCATCCCCGATGGCGCGAGAGGCGCTGGCTGCGGTGGTGCCCCCCTACCCCCGCCCCTCCGGGGCGGCGGTACTTTCCCCCCAGGGGGGGGACCGAGTGCCCCCCGACCCCCGCCCCTCCGGGGCGGCGGTACTTTCCCCCCAGGGGGGGGACCGACAGCCCCCCTACCCCCGCCCCTCCGGGGCGGCGGTACTTTCCCCCCAGGGGGGGGACCGACAGCCCCCCTATCCCCGGTCCCGTGTTCTTTCCTCCCTCGACGAACTTCCCGACCACCTCACGGGGGTCATCATCGCTAACGAGTTGCTCGACAACCTCCCGGTTGCCGTCGCGGTCCGCACGGAAGACGGCTGGCGCGAACGCTGGGTCGGTGCCGACGGAGACCAGCTCGTCCTCGTCGACGCGCCCGCCCGCCCGGAGGTGGTCGACTGGTGCGACCGCTTCGCCGGGCCGTGTCCGGTCGATGGCTTCGTAGAGGTGCAGATCGCCGCCGCGCAGTGGCTGGCGATGGCGCTCGGCAAACTCGACCACGGTGCGCTCCTCCTGATCGACTACGGCGACACCGCCGAGAACCTCGAACCCCGCCGCACCGAGGGGACGCTCCGCACCTACCGCGCTCATCACGTCGGACCGCATCCGCTCGACGCACCCGGCGAGACCGACATCACCTCCGATGTGAACTTCACGGCGCTGCAGGCGCTTGCCGCCGACCGCGGGGCAGACGTCGAGTATCACCGCCAGGACGAGTTCCTCTCCTCACTCGGCTTGCGCGAGCGGCTCTCGCAACTTCGCCGCCGGGAACTCGACCTCGCCCGCCACGGCGACCCACTCGAGCGGCTCAAGATCCGGTCGCGCAAGAACGAGGCTGAAACGCTGCTGAACCCCCGCGGCCTGGGCGACTTCCGGGTGCTGGTGGCCAGGGTCGGATGAGTGGCCGGTCGGGTCTGGGTCTCTCCAGCCCCCCTCCCTTCGGATCCCGTGGATCCGAAGTACTCCCCCCAAGGGGGGAGCGAATGTAATCGTCGGTCCCCCCTTGGGGGGAAAGTACCGCCGCCCCGGAGGGGCGGGGGTAGGGGGGCTCGGCAGGGGAGCGGGTCTTTCGCACCCGGCGACGCCGGAAGGAATCCTCAAGGTCTCGAATCCTCCGCCGATGTACTTCCTATGACCGGCCATAGGGACATCCACATGACTGTCCACAAGATGAACGTGCTATGCATAACGTGATCGCATTCGCCAACGGCAAAGGCGGTGTCGGCAAGACTTCGTTGACTGCCAACTTCGCAGGCCTGGCCGCCGCGTCCGGGTGGCGGGTGCTGGCTGTGGACCTGGATCCGCAGGGCAACCTGGGAGCCGACCTGGGCTACGACCGAACGGACCAGGGTGACGACGGCCGCGAACTGATCGAAGCGATCATCCACCAACGCCGACCCAGGCCGATTCAGGCAGTGCGCACGAATCTCGATGTGGTGGCCGGCGGCGCCGCCTTGGATCAGTTCGTCGAACGGGTCGCCCGGGATGCCACGAGCAACCGGCTGCAAGCCGTCAGGCGGCCGCTGTCCGCTCTGGCGAACGATTACGACCTCGTCGTGCTGGACTGCCCTCCGACGGGTGGCATTGTCCTCCAGACAATGCTCGCCGCCGCTGCGTTTGTGGTCGTCCCCACCCGCCGCGATCTCGCCTCGATGCAAGGCTTGACCAGGGTCGCTCGGGAGTTCGCTGCGGTACGCTCCACCGTGAATCCCGACCTGCGTCTGCTGGGGGTGGTCCTGTTCGAATTCGCCGCCCAGGACACCCGGCTGCTGGCCGAAACGCGGGGCATGCTGGAGGAACGCCTGTCATCGATTGCCCCCGTCTTCGAAGGCTTCGTTCGCCAGGCTCGGCGAGCCTCTTCAGAGATGCGGCGCCTCGGTATGCTCGCCCATGAGTACGACGAAGCCACCCGCGCTCCGGGCGCCCGGCGCCTGGCGGGG of Acidimicrobiia bacterium contains these proteins:
- the glgB gene encoding 1,4-alpha-glucan branching protein GlgB, encoding MGLELSDVDLYLFNEGSHTRLFDKLGCHLTPDGAMFRVWAPNAEYVSVVGDFNGWDPAASPMVARASSGIWEAMVPGVESGASYKFHLGVGKGATLEKADPFAFWAEEPPKSASRATLLEYEWGDAAWMEQRTAAHDRPMSIYEVHLGSWMRHDDGQPLTYRELAPQLVDHITSLNFTHVEFLPVMEHPYAGSWGYQTLGFFSPTARFGNPVDFMYLVDQLHQAGIGVILDWVPSHFAVDGHGLAGFDGTHLYEHADPRQGFHPDWGTFIFNYSRDEVRSFLLSSAFFWLDLFHADGLRVDAVASMLYLDYSREDGEWLPNEYGGNENIDAIWFLRRLNEEVYGNFPGVQMIAEESTAWPMVSGPTYIGGLGFGFKWDMGWMHDTLSYLSNEPVHRSHHHNEITFRSIYAFTENYVLPLSHDEVVHEKGSLLSKMPGDTWQQFANLRLLFSYQFAIPGKKLVFMGAEIAQRSEWDHDGSLPWHLLEHESHRGVMQLVSDLGALHRDVPALYELDTDERGYAWLEGGDWERSILAFARKDIDGHPVVCIFNFTPVPRTGYRVGVPVGGEWVEILNSDDSRYWGSGHHLNQPVPAEDIDWHGCDRSILVNLPPLAAIFLKPSG
- a CDS encoding Hpt domain-containing protein, which gives rise to MEADPNDASVDGNGAGARPVDTLQYATFEAMGAALEVDDLELMASLVQMFLVDLADGRRVIVSATRINDADAVQAAAHKLKSSARMLGAPALGDLAEEIEAIARNGFTPDVDLLARFGAECGRATEGMTLMKPFEVAS
- a CDS encoding SAM-dependent methyltransferase, with protein sequence MAPPLNEILLTRIAEHGPIPFEEFQSASLYDPEHGFFSTGELRSTKAGDFLTSPEVSPLFGETLAAFVEKEWHRVLSTAADGDSVPPASEASVRGEGAAAGGGGRGALFHLVEVGAGSGSLLKPLLDTLTAPIDVWTVEASPMAREALAAVVPPYPRPSGAAVLSPQGGDRVPPDPRPSGAAVLSPQGGDRQPPYPRPSGAAVLSPQGGDRQPPYPRSRVLSSLDELPDHLTGVIIANELLDNLPVAVAVRTEDGWRERWVGADGDQLVLVDAPARPEVVDWCDRFAGPCPVDGFVEVQIAAAQWLAMALGKLDHGALLLIDYGDTAENLEPRRTEGTLRTYRAHHVGPHPLDAPGETDITSDVNFTALQALAADRGADVEYHRQDEFLSSLGLRERLSQLRRRELDLARHGDPLERLKIRSRKNEAETLLNPRGLGDFRVLVARVG
- a CDS encoding response regulator, whose translation is MAGALTILLAEDNLVIQRMMSVTLARQGYTVETANNGHEAVAAVQFGSFDLILMDLRMPVMDGFEATQEIRRLGITQPPILALSGDDDAATVQSCLDAGMNGHVTKPIVMRDLVAAIDRATGPA
- a CDS encoding multicopper oxidase domain-containing protein, encoding MQTTRRDFLKMGAAAGAGLYISTKSGWMRVAGATPAAPGLSDPAFQPKFVNPVPDAMAPSFKYAPKKGRIKVAVGPTTQYTGLVDDLGNPLPTPLFGYGTPEGGYTWPGRTFELQSGEPVEVKWENKLQNPDGSFIEHLLPVDTSLHWAYSLHGYEEYDIDNSGIPIVSHLHGGHTDFQFDGNPEFFFSPGYGVRGPQWRDKTYTYKNDQPAGTLWYHDHALGITRLNVYAGLAGFYILRDEFDTGLPDNPLGLPAWPYEKAYAIQDRMFNADGSLFYPAFPGDPFYDDFITGEGAILPPDLFPGGGPTALAEFFGDHMVVNGVIWPKEDVEPRHYRMRLLNGTDSRFMVFQFRAVAPGATDLSSASAPIPFWVIGSDQGLASSATQVDTLVSEPGSRYDVVFDFSGLDVGSRIVLTNIGGDAPFGGDYGEDLDLGDFFPDRQTDRIMAFDVNQPLDPNVPDNFEPTLVGGYSGVTAPSVRTRKVALFEGMDEFGRLQPLLGTAEPATDHLGNPINWPDTPPYVNAGLVGQMEGAIAWHSQTTENPALGSTEIWEIYNATGDAHPVHLHLVHFEVLDRREFTADVVVQPIVQHNGLLGNGFRLENIEVGALVDPGEEYVENAPKDMVTALPDQVTRIKATFDKPGRYVWHCHILSHEDHEMMRVLHVGPGA
- a CDS encoding endonuclease domain-containing protein; this translates as MHREQATRLAKERARELRDDLTVSEKTLWAALRRRQLGHRFRRQEPIGPFIVDFVCLLRRLVVEVDGPHHDWDERDGPRDEYLRVRGFRVLRFTNREVTTELDDVLGAIRNYLEDLDLTE
- a CDS encoding ParA family protein gives rise to the protein MHNVIAFANGKGGVGKTSLTANFAGLAAASGWRVLAVDLDPQGNLGADLGYDRTDQGDDGRELIEAIIHQRRPRPIQAVRTNLDVVAGGAALDQFVERVARDATSNRLQAVRRPLSALANDYDLVVLDCPPTGGIVLQTMLAAAAFVVVPTRRDLASMQGLTRVAREFAAVRSTVNPDLRLLGVVLFEFAAQDTRLLAETRGMLEERLSSIAPVFEGFVRQARRASSEMRRLGMLAHEYDEATRAPGARRLAGSVVGLAADYRQITEAILEEYGRRTVPVAADPWSAA